The following DNA comes from Poecilia reticulata strain Guanapo linkage group LG16, Guppy_female_1.0+MT, whole genome shotgun sequence.
NNNNNNNNNNNNNNNNNNNNNNNNNNNNNNNNNNNNNNNNNNNNNNNNNNNNNNNNNNNNNNNNNNNNNNNNNNNNNNNNNNNNNNNNNNNNNNNNNNNNNNNNNNNNNNNNNNNNNNNNNNNNNNNNNNNNNNNNNNNNNNNNNNNNNNNNNNNNNNNNNNNNNNNNNNNNNNNNNNNNNNNNNNNNNNNNNNNNNNNNNNNNNNNNNNNNNNNNNNNNNNNNNNNNNNNNNNNNNNNNNNNNNNNNNNNNNNNNNNNNNNNNNNNNNNNNNNNNNNNNNNNNNNNNNNNNNNNNNNNNNNNNNNNNNNNNNNNNNNNNNNNNNNNNNNNNNNNNNNNNNNNNNNNNNNNNNNNNNNNNNNNNNNNNNNNNNNNNNNNNNNNNNNNNNNNNNNNNNNNNNNNNNNNNNNNNNNNNNNNNNNNNNNNNNNNNNNNNNNNNNNNNNNNNNNNNacatctcagtccagaaatgtgcagttctaggcacagccaagatactggaggagaacctcaagctcccaggcctctggtagaggacccgagctcagaggatgaaacagaccacccgcggagggtgagaagggaattttttaaaacatctgtgcagaatatggactggaagccccgagatcaaagtggTCTCAAGAtgctgcgcagaaccctcaagctctgggagagagagagagagagagagagagagagagagagagagagaccacccgcggagggtgagaagggaattcttttttatttttatatataaattccAAATCTATTGTTTTCCCCActatgaatatttaaataccCTGAACCAAGTATCAATCAATTCAAAAGTACTTAAAGCATAAATTTCCTTGTAAATGTAGCTGCGATAGCTGTTTGAATAATCCTGAATATCTGTTTACCATTTAGTTATGATtaattaaatgcgctgatacgtcattgtggcTGTCAAACGTATAAGGCTGAGTGGAGCGGtcgacctctccaagatggccgccctaaatctcaaTAGGCGCCTATTGAGCTGCCATGAGGGTCTGTTCTTTCCATGCTACTGGTCGCCAACAGATACTGATTCTAGGCAGGATTTTATTCATCCAACCAAAgactatctatctatctatctatctatctatctatctatctatctatctatctatctatctatctatctatctatctatatctaTCTTAAAAAGTTGTAATTATTCCCCAACATTGATTTAGATTATGTGATATATAGATCGATCTATCTGGCGTAAGCTGGAGTTTGGGATCAGCTGTTCCTGATGTTCAGAGGGACCCATTCATGTGGGACCCATCTGTCTTCAGGttcattaatataaaaaaacatattttcaatcaaaataagtttatttaataattcccccataaacagaacaaaatggctgcaCCTTTAAATGAAATTTCTGGGCTCCAGATGATGAACTGTGAGGAACGCCTCGGCCGTTGTTAGCTTCATCCTGACAGCAGGAACATGAACCGGTCGCTAGTCAGTTAGCTtctcatcatccatccattttcttccacccTTGTTCCCAGTGGgccaggaggtgctggtgcttCTCCTGCGAATGTTtggggcgagaggcggggtcacctggacaggtcacctgtctctcgcagggcaacacagagagagacaaccacacactcactcactcctAGGGAGGCTAATTTACAtcatagtcatgtttttggactgtgggaggaagagaagaacccaccatgcacagggagaacatgcagaaagacccgggccgggaatcaaacccagaaccttcttgctgcaaggcaaccaACTGTGCCACTTGCACCcctcatcatccatccatccatccaaataacagcagacaggaagtttctgaggtttttatattcagcagaaatcaataatcaatcatCAGTTCCTGAAAAGTTTCAGGTTCTTCTTCTGGATCTTCCAGATGTTTCTGTAAATTCTCTGAAATGTTCTGGACAGGAAaccttcatcttcttcttcatcagcTGAAGCAGCTGGAGTCGTTTGTGTCCATCAGCAGGTTCATAGTGTTTACATCATGTgacctcatcatcatcatcatcatcatcatgttgaCACAAACTGGTTAATTAACCCTTATAGAAAAAACAgccatgctaacatgctaatgtacaGCAGCTGTGACCCATGCAGacctcccagtcctcccagtcctcccagtcctcccagtcctcccagtccCCATCTCTCCCACCCTGCTGCTGTATTAAAAACTTTTTGGCTTCACCTGAACCTGGAACAgattttgaagctaaatattcagacgtaacaaacagaataaaagtttctaaaactacttctgtttaaataaagtttccacagtcagGCTGCAGCTCCAAAGGCCTTCTGGGTAATGTAGTGTGGTGACCGTTCATGTGTCTCATGTTTGGCTCTGACCCAGGAACAGAAGCGTTTCTGCTTCCAGTGAAGGTCAGCAGGTCGGTCCGCTCTGAGATCTGCTGAATCAGCGTTCCTATCAGGCCAAATCAATTATTACTTATTGATCAGTCTCTCGTTTTAATAATTGAAATCCTGCCAAGcagcatttcctgttttcactcCAGCTTCTTTTCCCCCTGACCCTCCCAGTAGCTCCCAGTAAGCTGTACTGGTGTCCAGCTCCCAGGATGGCCGATCGCCTGAAGCTTTTTTTTGAAGCAGATTTTGAACTTTGGACTGAGACACACAAACTCCGCCCACTGGCCCTATGGCCTCCAATCAGAGCTGACCACAGCCTCTGTAAGCCCCGCCCTCTCTGTAAGCCCCTCCCCCTCCAGCAGACATGATCAGTAAACAGTTGTCATGGTTACACTTCCTGTATCGAACAGAAAATTTAGGAAATGTTCAAGGAAAATGTCCGACAGCGAGTGGATCTCTGGTAGAGACGGTGACATCACAATGACATCGTGGCGACGAAATCCACTGGGAGGTTAGCTCTCGCTCTCCTCGGGAATGTCCTGGAGATCTGGGGGTCACAGAGCGGCGGTTACCATGGTGACAGTGAGGCGCCCAGCGGTGACGGCGGTACTGACCTCTGGGACTGTCGGAGCGTGGCGAGATCTTcatcacttcctcctcctcctcctcaggcCCCTCCTCCAGGCCATCTAACTGGTCGACAGGATCCTCTACGGCCAACGGGGCGACGGCGGGCGGCTCGGCCTCCGGCTTCCTGTCGACCTGCGGGGAGACACAACGGACCTCAGCGCTGTTCGCCGCGCCGCATCACCTGGCTATCCGGACGCACCTGTTGGTCCTTGGAGGCGTCGCCCTTCcctttgttcttcttcttcttctttccggAGCCCGCCCCCTTCTTGCCGCCCTCCTCCGCCTTCAGACGCAGCCGCGacagctcctcctgcagcagctccacctgCCGCCGCAGCAGCACCACCTCGCCGCTGGCGTCCAGCGCCGCATCGCGCGACATCGACCGCACCAGGCGGGGGGCGGAGCCCGGGCCGGCCGTGGGGGCGGCGCCCGCCGACAGCTCCAGGATCGAGTCCTGCCGGATCACCGCCGCCTGGGGGCGGAGCCAAACACAGCCGttacatcacttcctgcttcaaCAGGAAACGCTTTGAGACTGGAGGAACGGACCTGCAGGGCGTGAAGCTGCGTGCTGAGCCCGACCAGCCGCTGACGCACTTCCTGTTGACACAAAGCGGTCAGAACTGGGTCAGACCCAGAACCGGGTTCTGATGCTGCGGCTCAGCCTAGCCTCTGAGCCAACTGAAAGCTGATTGGTcgaagcagaaacaggaagtagtagttACCTCGTTCAGGGTCCGTTCCTGCAGCTGGTTTCCGTTCCGGTCCTGAAACATgaaaccgggtcagaaccagaaccttcacGGTCACACACACTCTGATGAACCGGGTCGAGCCCAGCTCTTATCAGCCAACTCCAGATGACTCGCTGAAACAGAACCATTTTGGATCGCCGGCCAGCTGAGAACAAACGGACCCGCCTAGAACCGCAGAGCGAAACCACAAAGGTGCAGCTGCTcctgttgccatgacaacaccCCAACTGGGACCAGTCAGAACCTTCATCAATGATCTGCAAACCTAAACCAAACCTacactggaccagaaccggctCAGACTGAGTAGAAGCAACAGAGTTCTGGTGGACGGAGCTTTACCTTGGAGGAGCTGTTGTTRAGTTTAAAAGAGCCGTGGACAGAACCCGAATCCCCATCTGAAAGAGAAACAGGTGAGAGGAGGTCGGAACCACGCCAGGTAAAGAGCAGAACAGGTGTGACTCACTGCTGATGTCCTGGTTGCCATTGGTTACGGAGGATTTCTGATTGCTGGTGTCAGACAGCAGCGCTGCCAGCTTGTCGACTGAAACAAGAAACAGATTCAACCAGAACCAACAAGGACCAAGCAGATGTCCAAGCCGGTCCAGCCAGCTAAGCAGAGCCTCCTCACCTTCTCCGATGGCGGCCAGGAGGAGCGGTTCTGCTTTGGGAGCGTGCGGCGTGTCGGCTCGGAACAGGTTCCGGTTAGAGGAGGAGGTCTTTGCCTCCGCATGCCGCTCCTCTCCGTCTTCTCGCGCCGTGGCCTGGACCAGGTCGGAGAACAAGGTGGCCCGCTCCTGCAGGAGCTCCAGGACCTCCTTGTCCTTCTGCTGGATGTCAGCTGTGGAGAcagacgaggaagaggagggacaGAGGGACATTAGGACCTGACTTCActcagggtcagaggtcaccaggAGCAGCATCAGTACCTCTGAGGCGGCGCTGTAAAGCTTTGTCTTCAGTCTCAATGAGAGGAAACTCGTCTCTGGAAGGACAGCTGCAAAGAAAACGTGACGAGTTTTACAAACCAGTTCAGAACAAGAAGGAACTGCAGGTTCACTGTAGCTGGGCGTCGCACTGACCTCTGAGCGACCTTCTGGATGCAGCTCATCCACGTCTTCCGGTCGTCTTTGGACGAAGCGTACAGCTCGTACATCTCAGGAGGGGCGGAGTCACTGATCAGGTACATCCCTTTTTCCTGATTGGCTACTTCTCTGACGATCAGCTTGGTCAGGGAAACCACAGGGGACTTGTCCTGAGACACAGGAGGACAGACAGGTGAAAAGACAGAGGACAGGGTCCCTCAGAGACAAACCCAAGTTCACAGGTTTTTAAAGGTGATAAAGGTGAGATCAGGTGTGACTCACCAGTGACGCAAAACTGAACTTCTGGTCCTTTTCCTGGAGGAAAACTAAGATGTCTGACATCAGCAAGACCTGCACATCTGGAGAGAGCAGTGAGGGTTGTCAACAGGTGTCCCCCAGGTATCAGTCAGGTGTCCCCCAGGTATCAGTCAGGTGTCCCCCAGGTATCAGTCNTGTCCCCCAGGTATCAGTCAGGTGTCCCCCAGGTATCAGTCAGGTGTCCCCCAGGTATCAGTCTGGTGTCCCCCAGGTATCAGTCAGGTGTCCCCGCCCCGCCTACCTTTCATCCTGGAGCCCTGCACCTTCCAGGTGAGCGTCCCCTCGTGGAGCAGCTTCCTCCTCAGCAGCTCTCCCCCTCTGAAGGCGCCGCCTCCCTTCACCTCAGCCTGGGCCCGCGGGTCCAACCGGGCCTGGACCTCCTGCAGCCTCCGGTTCCGGTCCAGCTCCAGAACCTCCTGATCCACCGAGCCGATCAGCTCCTTCAGGAGGACCAGGGCCTCTTGCAGGTCTCGCCGCTCATCCGGAcagcctgcagggggcagaGCGGGTCAACGCCACCACCGGGTGGGAGGAGCACCTGGTGTGGGGGCGGAGCCTCACCTTTGGTGTTGTCCAGGATcctctggatcagaaccgggtaTTTGGTGATCCGCTGGGTGACCAGCAGGATGCATTCCTGGACACCATGGCGACGCAGCAGAGGACCACGACAAACCCGCTGATTAACACAGAAAGAAACCGGTTTAATCTGGATACCGTCCAGCAGCGCCCACTTTAATCCAGTTCAGTCAGTGTGAACCGGAGTGAATCTGGTTCTGCTCCTCACCCTGATGAACTGCTGCAGCCTGCGGTCTCGGTTCAGCACTTCTTTGTAGAGTTTCACTGCTTTGGGGTGGCGGCTGCAGAACTCGGAGTAAAGCTTCTTCATGTCTTCGGCACACTGACCTGaaaactgcacacacacacacacacacacgcacacacacacacacacgcacacacacacacacacacacNNNNNNNNNNNNNNNNNNNNNNNNNNNNNNNNNNNNNNNNNNNNNNNNNNNNNNNNNNNNNNNNNNNNNNNNNNNNNNNNNNNNNNNNNNNNNNNNNNNNNNNNNNNNNNNNNNNNNNNNNcacacacacacacacacacacacacacacacacagttatcAGAAACATGTTCTGTTCCTCTGAAGCTGATGTTCCTGCATGTCTCCAGGGCCGCTGCTAGCTGCTGTGGGGCCCCCGGCCCCCCAATGGGAGTCACTGATAAATTCACTGCATTTCTCTGAATTAGGTGGAGGAACATTAAGGATCAAGAAGTCAACAGATTTAAAGTGTGattaaaataaggaaacaaataaaacaatgatgTAAATTGGGACTCGTATGAAGACGCTTTGCTGTTTTAACATGTTGCACTGCTTTGGTGCAAAATCATAAAGAACATCGAAAAGGTCCAGGTATTCATCACTTCacttatgtaacttttataggAATATTGAGGAATGTGTCTTTTAAAGGAGATCTAATgggaaatagttttttattggggcctgccatgcagtgcatagggagagcagtgaCTGCCTTGCGAAGCTAACCATGGGGGAACTTTAATACAGAGGCCTGAGCaaaaggtcagaactacaacatggtggatccaccatgttgtagttctgaccttttGCTGACCTTTTGAGTGTTCACTCAGTTATTACAGAGGagggctgagctggcatttagaacTACTTGATGGTTAGgattaaccaaaccactgttacacattggattaatgtggttattaaaatgaagcttattgaaagtttcaaaataaaagccacataTTCCCCTCACGTCAGTGCACCCCTGTAGGCGGTGCAATAGTATTAAgattcttttgtgtttttttttttatcaggatagtgcattagcattagccttttccctaaagttagctattagctaattttcttacttattagcCATGTTTAGTATATTGAATGGAGCATGACAAGTTAAAACAACATGCTAATgatgctccacatgctactgccagcatttaggctaacattagcattttggctaaattTAACATACACTAATTTCAACATGGTGAATGGCATCAGTCCATGCTACTCAACATGATTGAGACTCTCCACATGCTGTGGAT
Coding sequences within:
- the arhgef2b gene encoding rho guanine nucleotide exchange factor 2, with translation MSRLLESRREKDRMKESSLKIKEKERLKETREREARSSSGHLFTSLSVSATTLCSSCNKSITAKEALSCPGCNVTIHNRCRDSVASCAKMKQRQQKLTLVRNNSALQNVALRTKTPMMKERPSSAIYPSDTLRQSLLGSRRVRSGLTLAKSVSTNNIAGGTEESVGLRRILSQSTESLNFRNRTLSMESLTDDGEWWWSPLLEELQAEGGCVQADSWSMAVDSKFLQTQHKDVIKQQDVIYELIQTEFHHVRTLRIMEGVYRRGMQEEVLLEAGVVHTIFPCLDQLLELHTNFLSQLLSRRKDGLQEGSANNFTVRRLGDLLLRQFSGQCAEDMKKLYSEFCSRHPKAVKLYKEVLNRDRRLQQFIRRVCRGPLLRRHGVQECILLVTQRITKYPVLIQRILDNTKGCPDERRDLQEALVLLKELIGSVDQEVLELDRNRRLQEVQARLDPRAQAEVKGGGAFRGGELLRRKLLHEGTLTWKVQGSRMKDVQVLLMSDILVFLQEKDQKFSFASLDKSPVVSLTKLIVREVANQEKGMYLISDSAPPEMYELYASSKDDRKTWMSCIQKVAQSCPSRDEFPLIETEDKALQRRLRADIQQKDKEVLELLQERATLFSDLVQATAREDGEERHAEAKTSSSNRNLFRADTPHAPKAEPLLLAAIGEVDKLAALLSDTSNQKSSVTNGNQDISNGDSGSVHGSFKLNNSSSKDRNGNQLQERTLNEEVRQRLVGLSTQLHALQAAVIRQDSILELSAGAAPTAGPGSAPRLVRSMSRDAALDASGEVVLLRRQVELLQEELSRLRLKAEEGGKKGAGSGKKKKKNKGKGDASKDQQVDRKPEAEPPAVAPLAVEDPVDQLDGLEEGPEEEEEEVMKISPRSDSPRDLQDIPEESES